A genomic window from Bubalus bubalis isolate 160015118507 breed Murrah chromosome 13, NDDB_SH_1, whole genome shotgun sequence includes:
- the UPF3A gene encoding regulator of nonsense transcripts 3A isoform X9 yields the protein MRSEDGAGGPSVAVATRGPSGREKPSSAESQFRRESPRREAEAPLASSSSCGSGAGKPREEKRTVLSKVVIRRLPPSLTKEQLEQQLHPLPAHDYFEFFTADVSLYPHLYSRAYINFRNPDDILLFRDRFDGYIFIDSKGLEYPAVVEFAPFQKIAKKKLKKKDAKTGSIEDDPEYKKFLETYCGEEEKTNVSPETLLGDIEAKTRELIARRTTPLLEYIKNRKLEKQRIREEKREERRRRELEKKRLREEEKRRRREEEKCRRKAAEKQKKTAEKEVRMKVFIWSSLALKGIS from the exons ATGCGCTCGGAGGATGGAGCCGGGGGCCCCAGTGTGGCCGTTGCTACGCGGGGTCCGAGCGGGAGGGAGAAACCATCATCCGCAGAAAGCCAGTTCCGCCGGGAGTCTCCGCGGCGGGAGGCCGAAGCGCCGCTGGCCTCCTCTTCCAGCTGTGGGAGCGGCGCAGGCAAACCTCGCGAGGAAAAGAGGACGGTCTTGAGCAAA GTGGTCATCCGGCGGCTTCCCCCCAGCCTCACCAAGGAGCAGCTGGAACAGCAGCTGCACCCGCTGCCTGCACACGATTACTTcgagttctttactgctgatgTCAG TCTTTATCCTCATCTCTACTCAAGAGCATACATTAACTTTAGAAATCCAGATGACATCCTTCTTTTTAGAGATCGTTTTGATGGATATATCTTCATTGATAGTAAAG GGCTAGAATATCCTGCAGTGGTAGAATTTGCTCCATTCCAGAAGATAgccaaaaagaaactaaagaaaaaagatgcCAAAACCGGAAGCATTGAAGATG ACCCAGAGTATAAGAAATTTTTAGAAACTTactgtggggaggaggagaaaactAATGTCAGTCCTGAAACTCTTCTAGGAGACATAGAGGCAAAGACACGAGAACTTATTG CTAGAAGAACCACACCTCTCttggaatatattaaaaacagaaaattagagaAGCAG CGAATTCGAGAAGAAAAACGAGAGGAGCggaggaggagggagctggaAAAGAAGCGCCTACGGGAAGAAGAGAAGCGGAGGCGGCGGGAAGAGGAGAAGTGCAGGAGGAAAGcagcagaaaaacagaagaaaacggCGGAGAAGGAAGTAAGGATGAAG GTGTTCATATGGAGTTCACTAGCATTGAAGGGAATCTCCTAA